In Synechococcus sp. PCC 6312, one genomic interval encodes:
- a CDS encoding mechanosensitive ion channel family protein has product MKARQLQWWSRFIGLGLGLLLAVSLSLFWPALAQSPTPTVSPTSPTYYVTLDGQELFPIRERISSFTPEQRTKIISERLKQLAEDVRLELDQFRTVDNPKGGFTDIMAGDTIIFSVFDTDTQGLGLSRQELANSHLETIKTAVSNYRESHRPSSILFGAFLTVITTIITVFIFKVFNKIRTPLQEKLQAWERSHIPPLRLFDTEILTADRVADGLDELFKLVSLFLILLISYTYVHLVLSYFPWTRQISASLLENIQVAVSTLWQDFANYIPNLIFVGFIILVTFYTLRFTRFIFTEIDRGNITFPGFYQEWSKPTYNIVRALIIAFAAIIAFPYLPGSGSPAFQGVSVFLGLLLSLGSSGAVSNIVGGAILTYTRAFKVGDVVKIGEAQGQITEQTLLVTRIYTPKNLTITIPNATVVSSQIINFSAAGQDATRQPLILSTTITLGYDTPWKKVYEAMIDAALGTQNILKEPAPFVWQTSLNDFHVSYEINAYTDRPERMPWILAELHQNLQDYCNQVGIEIMSPNFHAMRDGNRTTIPENYLPADYQPPGFKIESESKSS; this is encoded by the coding sequence ATGAAGGCGCGTCAACTGCAATGGTGGTCACGGTTTATTGGCCTTGGCCTGGGCCTGTTATTAGCAGTGAGTTTAAGTCTCTTTTGGCCAGCCTTAGCCCAATCTCCCACACCGACCGTTTCCCCAACTTCTCCCACCTACTATGTCACCCTAGATGGCCAAGAGCTATTCCCGATTCGGGAGCGAATTAGTTCATTTACCCCTGAACAACGGACAAAAATCATTTCCGAACGCTTAAAACAATTAGCTGAAGATGTTCGATTAGAACTCGATCAATTTCGCACTGTCGATAATCCAAAAGGTGGTTTTACGGATATTATGGCTGGGGACACCATTATTTTCAGTGTGTTTGATACAGATACCCAAGGCCTGGGATTAAGTCGCCAGGAGTTAGCCAACTCTCACTTAGAGACCATAAAAACTGCGGTCAGTAATTACCGAGAATCCCATCGGCCGAGTTCGATTTTGTTTGGTGCTTTTTTGACTGTGATCACGACGATTATTACAGTTTTTATATTTAAGGTTTTTAATAAAATTCGGACTCCCCTACAGGAAAAACTCCAGGCCTGGGAACGATCTCATATTCCCCCTCTTCGATTGTTTGATACAGAAATTCTCACCGCAGATCGAGTTGCCGATGGTTTAGATGAACTGTTTAAGCTGGTCTCTCTCTTTCTTATTCTGCTAATTAGCTATACCTATGTTCACCTGGTTCTCAGTTATTTTCCCTGGACTCGGCAAATTTCTGCGTCCCTACTCGAAAATATCCAAGTTGCCGTATCAACGCTCTGGCAAGATTTTGCAAATTACATTCCCAACCTAATTTTTGTTGGCTTTATTATTCTTGTAACCTTCTATACCCTGCGATTTACACGATTTATTTTCACGGAAATTGATCGCGGCAATATTACTTTTCCCGGTTTCTATCAAGAATGGAGTAAACCCACCTACAACATTGTCCGGGCCTTGATTATTGCCTTTGCGGCCATCATTGCCTTTCCCTATTTACCGGGGTCTGGAAGCCCAGCCTTTCAGGGGGTTTCAGTCTTTTTAGGTTTACTTCTGTCCTTGGGGTCTAGTGGAGCAGTTTCTAACATTGTCGGGGGAGCTATTCTCACCTACACCAGGGCTTTCAAAGTCGGAGATGTCGTGAAAATTGGTGAGGCGCAAGGCCAAATTACTGAACAAACCCTGTTAGTCACCCGGATTTATACACCCAAGAACTTAACGATTACGATTCCCAATGCCACCGTTGTCAGTAGTCAAATTATTAACTTTAGTGCGGCCGGTCAAGACGCGACTCGTCAGCCGTTAATCCTCTCTACCACCATTACCTTGGGCTATGATACCCCTTGGAAAAAGGTCTATGAAGCGATGATTGATGCTGCCCTAGGAACTCAAAACATTCTCAAGGAACCTGCCCCCTTTGTTTGGCAAACCAGCTTAAATGATTTCCATGTTAGTTACGAGATCAATGCCTACACTGACCGACCGGAGCGAATGCCCTGGATTTTGGCAGAACTTCATCAAAACCTCCAAGACTATTGCAACCAGGTCGGGATTGAAATTATGTCTCCCAACTTTCATGCCATGCGGGATGGAAACCGAACCACTATTCCTGAGAACTACTTACCGGCCGACTATCAACCCCCAGGTTTTAAGATTGAATCGGAGTCAAAATCTAGTTAA
- a CDS encoding PRC-barrel domain-containing protein: MTISEQFLQRGDLIGTQVITRDSGRKLGVINQVWVDIDQRSVVALGMRNTLFTGEQRYIYLDSIRQIGDVVLVDTEDSLEPVNVFNYSTLIDSEVITETGELLGKVRGFKFEVETGKVTDLVIASFGLPWIPSQLISTYELPIDEIVSTGPDRLIVFEGAESRLNQLTVGLLERVGLGAPPWEQEEDEYIQPMTPTSNQLPAGSRTPVYPPERRYDAPRRRTYEPEPEYEYREPRPAKAPQYYEEDNWDETPPARPLSRPNYQATPETRAYQEPTIEYDDDLEQDPWRNQEDEPYKAPRVNIPSPEKVKKKETEPEY, encoded by the coding sequence ATGACCATTTCGGAACAATTCCTGCAACGGGGCGATTTGATTGGAACTCAGGTAATTACCCGGGATTCTGGTCGGAAACTGGGTGTAATTAATCAAGTCTGGGTGGACATTGATCAGCGGTCGGTGGTGGCCCTGGGGATGCGGAATACTCTCTTCACCGGGGAGCAACGCTACATTTACCTAGACAGTATTCGTCAAATTGGGGACGTGGTGCTGGTTGATACTGAGGATTCCCTGGAGCCAGTCAATGTGTTTAACTACAGCACCCTGATTGACAGTGAAGTGATTACAGAAACCGGAGAACTCTTGGGTAAAGTCCGAGGTTTTAAGTTTGAGGTGGAAACTGGAAAAGTCACAGATTTAGTGATTGCCTCCTTTGGCTTGCCTTGGATTCCCTCTCAGTTAATCAGCACCTACGAATTGCCCATTGATGAAATTGTCAGTACTGGCCCCGATCGGCTAATTGTTTTTGAAGGGGCCGAAAGTCGCTTAAATCAGTTAACTGTCGGTCTTTTGGAGCGGGTTGGCCTGGGTGCGCCCCCTTGGGAGCAGGAGGAAGATGAGTACATTCAACCCATGACCCCGACGAGCAATCAATTACCCGCAGGCAGTCGTACCCCCGTTTATCCCCCCGAACGCCGTTATGATGCTCCCCGCCGCCGTACCTATGAACCAGAGCCGGAGTACGAATATCGGGAACCCCGCCCGGCCAAGGCCCCACAATATTACGAAGAAGATAATTGGGATGAAACACCACCAGCCCGGCCTTTGAGTCGCCCTAATTACCAAGCTACCCCGGAGACCCGCGCCTATCAAGAACCAACCATTGAATATGATGACGACCTTGAGCAGGATCCCTGGCGCAATCAAGAGGATGAACCTTATAAAGCTCCTCGCGTCAATATTCCGAGTCCTGAAAAGGTTAAGAAAAAGGAAACTGAACCTGAGTATTAA
- a CDS encoding glutamate-5-semialdehyde dehydrogenase — MTEAFTRPLLETIQSVHQASRQAAQLTPAQKNQALESVAQALETFAPEILAANQQDCEQAKLEGLPPPLVARLKLDTDKLQGAIAGVRQVAELADPVGEIQIKRELGDGLILQRLTCPLGLLGVIFEARPDAVIQISALGIKSGNGVVLKGGKEALNSCQAIVKAIYQGLAQTDYPPTAIALLTQRSEIQQLLELDQWVDLIIPRGSNEFVRYIQDHTRIPVLGHADGICHLYIDQAADLAQAVAITVDSKTQYPAACNAIETLLIHAEIAPKFLPMVCDALQAKGVELRGDATSRQFVELAPATETDWATEYCDLVLSIKVVDSLDQALAHIDTYGSGHTEAIVTQDQATAQTFLAHVDAAGVFHNCSTRFADGFRYGLGAEVGISTAKLPPRGPVGLEGLVTYKYQLVGNGHVVQDYSGPNAKSFTHKTLN; from the coding sequence ATGACCGAAGCATTCACCCGGCCCCTCTTGGAAACCATTCAATCGGTGCACCAGGCCAGCCGCCAGGCCGCCCAACTCACCCCGGCCCAAAAAAATCAGGCCCTTGAATCTGTCGCCCAGGCCCTAGAAACCTTTGCCCCCGAAATTTTAGCGGCGAATCAACAGGACTGTGAACAGGCCAAACTCGAGGGATTACCGCCCCCCTTAGTTGCCCGCCTTAAACTGGATACCGATAAACTCCAAGGGGCGATTGCCGGAGTCAGACAAGTGGCGGAATTGGCGGATCCGGTTGGGGAGATTCAGATTAAGCGGGAACTGGGTGATGGGTTAATTTTGCAGCGATTGACCTGTCCCCTAGGCCTATTGGGGGTCATTTTCGAGGCCCGGCCCGATGCGGTGATCCAAATTTCAGCCTTAGGGATTAAATCGGGGAATGGGGTCGTTCTCAAAGGAGGAAAAGAAGCCTTAAATTCTTGCCAGGCCATTGTCAAGGCGATTTATCAGGGACTTGCCCAAACGGATTATCCCCCAACAGCCATTGCCCTGCTCACCCAACGCAGTGAAATTCAACAGCTTTTAGAGTTGGATCAATGGGTAGATTTAATTATCCCTCGCGGCTCCAATGAATTTGTCCGTTACATCCAAGACCATACCCGGATTCCCGTGCTCGGCCATGCCGATGGGATCTGTCACTTGTATATTGATCAAGCCGCAGATTTAGCCCAGGCCGTCGCCATTACCGTAGATTCCAAAACTCAATATCCAGCCGCCTGTAATGCGATTGAAACCCTTTTAATTCACGCCGAGATTGCCCCCAAATTCTTACCAATGGTTTGTGATGCCCTCCAGGCCAAGGGAGTCGAATTACGGGGAGATGCAACCTCACGCCAATTTGTCGAGCTAGCCCCTGCCACAGAAACCGATTGGGCCACCGAATATTGTGATTTAGTTCTCTCGATCAAAGTGGTAGACTCCCTTGACCAGGCCTTGGCCCATATTGACACCTACGGCTCAGGCCATACAGAAGCGATTGTGACTCAGGATCAGGCAACGGCTCAAACATTCCTCGCTCATGTGGATGCGGCGGGCGTATTTCATAATTGTTCGACCCGGTTTGCCGATGGCTTTCGCTATGGCCTGGGGGCAGAAGTGGGAATTAGTACAGCCAAATTACCACCACGGGGGCCAGTGGGCTTAGAAGGCTTGGTGACTTACAAATATCAACTGGTTGGGAATGGCCATGTTGTTCAAGATTACAGCGGCCCCAATGCCAAATCCTTCACCCACAAGACTCTGAATTAA
- the psbD gene encoding photosystem II D2 protein (photosystem q(a) protein): MTIAIGRAPAERGWFDILDDWLKRDRFVFVGWSGILLFPCAYLALGGWLTGTTFVTSWYTHGLASSYLEGCNFLTVAVSTPANSMGHSLLLLWGPEAQGDFTRWCQLGGLWTFIALHGAFALIGFMLRQFEVARLVGIRPYNAIAFSAPIAVFVSVFLMYPLGQSGWFFAPSFGVAAIFRFLLFFQGFHNWTLNPFHMMGVAGVLGGALLCAIHGATVENTLFEDGEGSSTFRAFNPTQAEETYSMVTANRFWSQIFGIAFSNKRWLHFFMLFVPVTGLWMASIGIVGLALNLRSYDFISQEIRAAEDPEFETFYTKNILLNEGIRAWMAPQDQPHENFIFPEEVLPRGNAL; the protein is encoded by the coding sequence ATGACCATTGCAATAGGGCGCGCACCAGCAGAGCGGGGGTGGTTTGACATCCTCGACGACTGGCTTAAGCGCGACAGATTCGTTTTCGTCGGCTGGTCCGGCATTTTATTATTCCCTTGTGCCTATTTGGCCTTGGGCGGTTGGTTGACCGGAACAACCTTTGTCACCTCTTGGTATACCCACGGGTTGGCTTCATCCTATCTGGAAGGCTGTAACTTCTTAACGGTTGCGGTTTCCACTCCAGCCAATAGCATGGGGCACTCCTTGTTATTACTTTGGGGTCCGGAAGCTCAAGGTGACTTTACCCGCTGGTGTCAGTTGGGTGGGTTATGGACATTTATTGCTTTGCACGGGGCCTTTGCGCTGATTGGCTTCATGTTGCGGCAGTTTGAGGTTGCTCGTTTAGTCGGGATTCGTCCTTACAATGCCATTGCCTTCAGTGCCCCGATTGCGGTGTTCGTCAGTGTGTTTTTGATGTACCCCTTGGGTCAATCTGGGTGGTTCTTTGCGCCTAGCTTTGGGGTGGCGGCTATTTTCCGGTTCTTGTTGTTCTTCCAAGGCTTCCACAACTGGACGCTGAATCCGTTCCACATGATGGGTGTAGCGGGTGTCTTAGGGGGTGCGCTCTTGTGTGCAATTCACGGGGCGACGGTCGAAAATACCCTGTTTGAAGATGGGGAAGGTTCAAGTACATTCCGGGCGTTTAACCCAACCCAGGCGGAAGAAACCTATTCGATGGTGACTGCGAACCGTTTCTGGTCACAGATTTTCGGGATTGCGTTCAGTAACAAACGCTGGTTGCACTTCTTCATGTTGTTTGTGCCAGTGACGGGGTTATGGATGGCTTCGATTGGGATTGTGGGTTTAGCGTTGAACCTGCGGTCTTATGACTTCATTTCCCAGGAGATTCGGGCCGCTGAAGACCCGGAGTTTGAAACCTTCTACACCAAGAACATTTTGTTGAATGAAGGGATTCGGGCCTGGATGGCTCCCCAAGACCAACCCCATGAAAACTTTATCTTCCCAGAAGAAGTCTTACCACGGGGTAATGCGCTCTAA
- the sixA gene encoding phosphohistidine phosphatase SixA, with protein MSVLPLYLIRHGIAIDRELFPGPDAERYLTNQGEKKTQQIAERLVDLGVSCDLILSSPLVRAKQTSDILLNAGLADEVQINEALAPGGRFGDWLQWLDQWHSQARMGLALVGHEPDLSQWAELLVWGSSRGVLALKKAGIIGLDVPLGDPVGQSSLFLLTPPRFLLGKVPKP; from the coding sequence ATGAGTGTACTCCCCCTTTATCTAATTCGGCATGGGATTGCCATTGACCGAGAACTCTTTCCCGGCCCCGATGCTGAGCGTTACTTAACTAATCAAGGGGAAAAGAAAACTCAACAGATTGCCGAGCGGTTAGTGGATTTAGGGGTGAGTTGCGATCTAATTCTCTCCAGTCCCCTAGTCCGAGCCAAACAAACCAGTGATATTCTCCTCAATGCTGGCCTGGCAGATGAAGTCCAGATCAACGAGGCCTTAGCTCCGGGGGGACGATTTGGGGATTGGCTACAGTGGTTAGACCAGTGGCACTCTCAAGCCAGAATGGGTTTAGCCTTGGTGGGCCATGAACCAGATTTAAGTCAGTGGGCCGAGTTATTGGTTTGGGGCAGTAGTCGGGGTGTATTAGCTCTTAAAAAAGCGGGAATCATTGGCCTGGATGTGCCATTAGGAGATCCAGTTGGGCAAAGCAGTTTGTTTTTGTTAACACCGCCCCGTTTTCTACTGGGAAAAGTCCCGAAGCCATAG
- a CDS encoding DUF4351 domain-containing protein gives MLGFTTTELHKSRFYQEIKQEIRDEVLEEGRQEGEQLLILRQLSQGFGELDPGLVTQITALSLDRLEELGLAIFDFETGQDLQAWLQHD, from the coding sequence ATGCTTGGATTTACGACCACAGAATTGCACAAGAGCCGTTTCTATCAAGAAATTAAACAAGAAATCAGGGATGAAGTACTTGAGGAAGGGCGGCAAGAAGGGGAGCAGCTTTTGATTTTGCGGCAACTATCCCAGGGATTTGGAGAACTCGACCCAGGCCTGGTGACTCAAATTACAGCCTTATCGTTAGATCGCTTGGAGGAACTGGGGCTGGCCATTTTTGACTTTGAAACGGGGCAGGATCTCCAGGCCTGGTTGCAGCATGACTAA